A single genomic interval of Alteromonas sp. CI.11.F.A3 harbors:
- a CDS encoding MFS transporter, whose protein sequence is MQATQPRLSFWQIWNVSFGFLGVQFGFALQNANVSRILSDLGADLHSLSLFWLVAPIMGLIVQPIVGSASDRTWNRLGRRRPFILAGAVAAVLGMILLPNAPLFVAFLAPMLMGALMVALMDASFNVCFQPFRSLVSDMVPPSQRNIGYSIQSLLINIGAVIGSILPFVLTNVVGLENTAQMGEVAPSVIWAFYIGATVLLGTVIWTVFRTKEYSPEEYNRYKGLSAESNVEPENTPKAPFTVRMKEFFSLIVHMPKTMKQLAVVQFFSWFALFIMWVYTTPAITQHIWGVDKIWWDPAHIASVAQVPDAIVAAKGAAGDWVGILFAAYSVFAAIFSVFLARLADKFGRKTIYAGALILGGVSYVSFLFFQDLTMVNVNLLITEVTVPLGAVKLLIPMIGVGIAWAAILAMPYAMLAGALPANKTGVYMGIFNFTVAAPQIVSGLTAGWILSSVFDNEAKYIIVVAGASMLLGAIAVFFVKEHEVIGAEVADKELAQ, encoded by the coding sequence ATGCAAGCAACTCAACCACGCCTTTCTTTCTGGCAAATTTGGAACGTCAGTTTTGGCTTTCTTGGCGTTCAATTTGGCTTTGCACTGCAAAATGCCAATGTGAGCCGAATCCTTTCCGACCTAGGGGCAGATCTACATTCATTATCACTTTTCTGGCTAGTCGCGCCAATTATGGGTTTGATTGTACAACCTATTGTTGGCTCAGCATCTGACAGAACCTGGAACCGTTTAGGGCGAAGACGACCTTTTATTCTTGCCGGTGCTGTAGCTGCAGTACTAGGTATGATTTTATTACCTAATGCGCCTTTATTTGTGGCCTTTTTAGCGCCAATGCTAATGGGGGCGCTGATGGTCGCGCTAATGGATGCATCGTTTAATGTGTGCTTCCAGCCTTTCCGCTCTTTGGTGTCTGATATGGTGCCACCGTCGCAGCGTAACATTGGATACTCTATCCAATCGTTACTCATAAATATTGGGGCCGTTATAGGGTCCATATTGCCATTCGTATTAACTAACGTGGTTGGTCTTGAAAATACTGCACAGATGGGCGAAGTCGCACCTTCTGTTATTTGGGCTTTCTACATTGGTGCTACAGTATTGCTTGGTACGGTAATTTGGACTGTGTTTCGCACCAAAGAGTACTCACCAGAAGAGTACAATAGATACAAAGGCCTAAGCGCTGAAAGTAACGTCGAACCAGAAAATACGCCAAAAGCACCCTTTACCGTGCGTATGAAAGAATTCTTTTCTTTAATTGTTCACATGCCTAAAACCATGAAACAACTTGCCGTTGTACAATTTTTCTCATGGTTTGCCCTGTTTATTATGTGGGTATATACCACACCAGCAATTACCCAGCATATCTGGGGCGTTGATAAAATCTGGTGGGATCCAGCGCACATTGCTTCAGTGGCACAAGTACCAGACGCTATTGTAGCCGCTAAAGGCGCAGCCGGTGACTGGGTGGGTATATTGTTTGCTGCTTATTCGGTATTCGCCGCCATCTTCTCAGTATTCCTTGCCCGACTTGCCGATAAATTTGGTAGAAAAACCATTTATGCCGGGGCGTTAATTTTGGGCGGCGTAAGCTATGTTAGCTTCCTTTTCTTCCAAGACCTCACCATGGTGAATGTGAACTTACTCATAACTGAAGTTACCGTGCCCCTTGGGGCAGTGAAGCTGCTTATTCCAATGATCGGAGTAGGGATTGCATGGGCCGCTATTTTAGCTATGCCTTATGCCATGTTGGCAGGGGCGTTACCCGCCAATAAAACGGGCGTTTATATGGGCATATTTAACTTTACGGTAGCCGCACCACAAATAGTGTCTGGTTTAACCGCAGGTTGGATTTTAAGTAGTGTGTTCGATAACGAGGCTAAATACATCATCGTTGTCGCTGGCGCGTCAATGTTATTGGGCGCCATCGCTGTATTTTTTGTAAAAGAACATGAAGTAATAGGCGCTGAAGTCGCTGATAAGGAACTAGCACAATGA
- a CDS encoding alpha-amylase family glycosyl hydrolase yields MIHKVKNLTVAITLALGVGTIVGCANSSADSPKPKAEAKSAMSASAAPTNKNTQVSILGTTTPFASEAIYFVMTDRFVDGDPSNNHEAQGGEFPTWQLPMEGPDGEKAYVGYMGGDLKGVLNNGDYIRDMGFTAVWMTPVLENPNQSFSGDEQITYGGAFKDGGKTGYHGYWATNFYKADEHLISSDLSVKQYTTKMRENFGLKSVFDIVANHGTPSFTMPSDQPGYGEIYNAEGELVADHQNLAPEDLDPKNNPLHEFFHDYPDLVKLSNLDDQNPKVRDYLINSYLYWISQGADAFRIDTIRHVPHDFWREMSDRVRAEHPNFFMFGESFQYDANFIAQHTLPKNGAVSVLDFPMQEAMVKVFEKPLESDFATLADTLYLTHGPYNNPYDLTTFYDNHDMARINATDNGFINAHNWLFTVRGIPVVYQGSEIGFMRGTSEHQGNRNYFGQDNIDNAKSHPIAIELAKIANVRKNTPALQRGVQFNLELAGHEAAFYRVLQSDSAQQTALVLLNKADKPADFSVNEYMQAGIWTEQLSGETRELASGDPLTTSVSANGVQVWVREGALDSNTLEAALIKQMSAQ; encoded by the coding sequence ATGATTCATAAAGTAAAAAACCTTACCGTTGCCATTACACTTGCATTGGGTGTAGGCACAATAGTAGGTTGTGCTAATTCGTCAGCAGATTCGCCAAAGCCCAAGGCAGAAGCTAAATCCGCCATGTCAGCTTCAGCAGCTCCTACTAATAAGAATACACAAGTCTCAATTTTAGGTACCACTACGCCGTTTGCCAGCGAAGCCATTTACTTTGTGATGACCGACAGATTCGTTGATGGTGACCCAAGTAATAACCATGAAGCACAAGGCGGGGAGTTTCCAACTTGGCAGCTACCTATGGAAGGTCCTGACGGAGAAAAAGCCTATGTCGGCTATATGGGCGGCGACCTCAAAGGGGTACTGAACAACGGCGATTATATTCGTGATATGGGCTTTACGGCAGTGTGGATGACACCAGTGCTAGAAAACCCAAACCAATCATTTAGTGGAGATGAGCAAATCACCTATGGTGGCGCATTCAAAGACGGCGGCAAAACGGGCTACCACGGTTACTGGGCAACTAACTTTTATAAAGCTGATGAGCATTTGATAAGCAGCGATTTAAGTGTGAAGCAATACACCACAAAAATGCGTGAAAACTTCGGTTTAAAATCGGTATTCGATATTGTGGCAAACCACGGTACGCCAAGCTTTACCATGCCTTCTGACCAACCTGGATACGGTGAAATTTATAACGCCGAAGGCGAATTAGTTGCTGATCACCAGAATCTAGCGCCTGAAGACTTAGATCCAAAAAATAACCCACTCCATGAGTTTTTTCATGATTACCCAGACCTAGTTAAGCTGTCTAATCTTGATGATCAAAACCCCAAGGTAAGAGATTATCTTATTAATAGTTACCTTTATTGGATTTCACAAGGCGCGGATGCATTTCGTATCGACACCATCAGGCATGTACCTCATGACTTTTGGCGGGAAATGTCAGACCGGGTTAGGGCAGAGCATCCCAACTTTTTCATGTTCGGCGAAAGCTTCCAATATGATGCGAACTTTATTGCGCAGCATACCCTTCCAAAAAATGGCGCGGTGAGTGTGCTTGACTTCCCAATGCAAGAAGCCATGGTGAAAGTGTTCGAAAAGCCACTTGAAAGTGACTTCGCTACCTTAGCCGACACTTTGTATCTAACCCATGGGCCTTACAACAACCCTTATGATTTAACTACCTTTTATGACAACCATGACATGGCGCGTATTAACGCTACCGACAATGGTTTTATTAATGCCCATAACTGGTTATTTACGGTTCGTGGTATTCCGGTGGTGTACCAGGGCTCGGAAATTGGCTTTATGCGTGGTACGTCTGAACACCAAGGTAACCGCAATTACTTCGGCCAAGATAATATAGACAACGCAAAGTCTCATCCTATTGCTATTGAACTGGCTAAAATTGCAAATGTGCGTAAAAACACACCCGCACTTCAACGAGGTGTGCAGTTCAACCTTGAGTTAGCTGGGCATGAAGCCGCATTTTACCGTGTGTTGCAAAGTGATAGTGCGCAACAAACCGCGTTGGTACTGCTCAATAAGGCCGATAAACCTGCTGATTTCAGTGTTAATGAATATATGCAAGCTGGCATATGGACTGAACAATTGTCTGGTGAAACACGTGAGTTGGCTTCTGGTGACCCGTTAACAACGTCAGTATCCGCCAATGGTGTTCAAGTATGGGTAAGGGAAGGAGCGTTAGATTCAAATACTCTAGAAGCGGCACTCATCAAGCAGATGTCGGCGCAATAA
- a CDS encoding LacI family DNA-binding transcriptional regulator: MKEKATSFDIAHLAGVSQSTVSRALNNSPLVNQETRDRVQRIARELNYKVDKNASNLRKQKSSTIALLLFEDPTSDDSMINPFFLAMLGSITRACAAAGYDLLVSFQNLEDDWHAEYEDSNKADGIILLGYGDYTDYRSKVAQLESQGTHFVRWGAPDAAHPGVSVGCDNFQGGYSITEHLIALGRTRFAFIGDSGNKAPEFMARFQGYNEALTNHNLYESSLQSDAVSTEEAGFDAVQGMLNDASGKGTELPDAIVCASDLIAMGVLRALRQTDFKVPDDIAVVGYDNIAVSAFTTPALTTVQQNTKLAGELLVSTLLRAISNETVEDFLMPAEVIIRHSCGVKT; the protein is encoded by the coding sequence ATGAAAGAAAAAGCAACCTCTTTTGATATTGCACATTTGGCAGGCGTTTCTCAATCAACAGTATCAAGAGCGCTAAATAATAGCCCTTTGGTAAATCAAGAAACCCGTGATCGGGTTCAGCGTATAGCTCGCGAACTTAATTATAAAGTTGACAAGAATGCCAGTAATTTACGCAAACAAAAAAGTAGTACCATCGCGCTTTTACTGTTTGAAGATCCTACCTCAGATGACTCAATGATTAACCCTTTCTTCCTCGCCATGTTAGGAAGCATTACTCGTGCATGTGCTGCGGCGGGTTATGACTTACTGGTGTCGTTCCAAAATTTGGAAGATGACTGGCATGCAGAATATGAAGATTCAAATAAAGCAGATGGCATTATTTTATTGGGGTACGGTGATTACACCGATTACCGCAGCAAAGTGGCACAACTTGAGTCACAAGGCACACACTTCGTTCGTTGGGGCGCACCCGATGCCGCTCACCCAGGTGTGAGTGTTGGCTGTGATAATTTTCAAGGTGGCTACAGTATTACCGAACATTTAATTGCGCTGGGTAGGACTCGGTTTGCGTTTATTGGTGATTCCGGCAATAAGGCTCCTGAGTTTATGGCGCGTTTTCAAGGGTATAATGAAGCGTTAACAAACCATAATCTTTACGAAAGCTCGTTGCAAAGCGATGCCGTTTCTACTGAAGAAGCAGGCTTTGATGCCGTTCAAGGTATGTTGAACGATGCATCAGGTAAAGGTACAGAATTACCTGACGCTATCGTGTGTGCATCTGATTTAATTGCTATGGGTGTATTACGTGCGCTTAGACAAACAGACTTTAAAGTACCAGATGATATCGCCGTGGTGGGGTACGATAATATTGCAGTGTCGGCCTTCACAACCCCTGCGCTAACCACCGTTCAGCAAAACACTAAGCTTGCTGGTGAATTACTAGTAAGTACGTTGCTTAGGGCAATTTCTAACGAAACAGTAGAAGATTTCCTAATGCCTGCTGAAGTCATAATTAGACATTCGTGTGGGGTAAAAACTTAG
- the glnS gene encoding glutamine--tRNA ligase, translated as MAETEHRPTNFIRQIIDKDLANGVHESIKTRFPPEPNGFLHIGHAKSICLNFGVAQDYAGSCNLRFDDTNPAKEDIAFVNSIKEDVKWLGFEWDGEERYSSNYFDQLHGFANELIDKGLAYVDFSTQEVMRELRGTLTAPGQNSPYRDTDVETNQREFAKMTAGDYKEGECSLRAKIDMASPFMCMRDPVIYRVKFAHHHQTGDKWCVYPMYDFTHCISDAIEGITHSLCTLEFQDNRRLYDWVIENITIDSTPRQYEFSRLNLEYTVLSKRRLIQLVEENHVSGWDDPRMPTVAGLRRRGYTAGSVREFCKRIGVTKMDNMVEMSMLEACVREDLNVNAPRAMAVLDPIKLVIENYPENDSETLVAPNHPSDESMGTREISFGREIWIEAEDFRESANKKFKRLVLDKEVRLRNAYVVKANRVEKDAEGNVTTVYCTYDADTLGKDPADGRKVKGVIHWVDAGTAQQAEFRLYDRLFNVPNPAAEENFTDVINPESLTVLTGWAEAGLAKRGSEAGAWQFERTGYFCLDADSTDDKPVFNRTVGLRDTWAKIGD; from the coding sequence ATGGCCGAGACTGAGCACCGTCCGACCAACTTTATCCGTCAGATCATCGACAAAGACCTTGCCAATGGTGTGCACGAGAGTATTAAAACTCGGTTCCCGCCGGAGCCAAATGGCTTTTTGCATATCGGTCATGCAAAGTCTATTTGCCTAAATTTTGGTGTTGCACAAGATTACGCAGGTTCATGTAATCTGCGTTTCGATGACACAAATCCAGCAAAAGAAGACATTGCTTTCGTTAACTCTATTAAAGAAGACGTTAAATGGCTGGGTTTTGAATGGGATGGTGAAGAGCGCTACTCTTCAAATTACTTTGATCAACTTCATGGCTTCGCCAATGAATTAATCGACAAAGGCTTAGCTTATGTCGATTTTTCAACCCAAGAAGTGATGCGTGAATTACGTGGTACGTTAACTGCGCCGGGTCAAAATAGCCCATACCGTGATACCGACGTTGAAACCAATCAGCGCGAATTCGCTAAAATGACAGCGGGCGATTATAAAGAAGGTGAGTGTAGCCTTCGTGCCAAAATTGATATGGCTTCACCTTTTATGTGCATGCGTGACCCGGTAATTTACCGCGTTAAATTTGCTCATCATCATCAAACAGGTGACAAGTGGTGTGTTTACCCTATGTACGACTTCACGCACTGTATTTCGGATGCAATAGAAGGCATTACGCACTCGTTGTGTACCTTGGAGTTCCAAGACAACCGCCGTTTGTATGATTGGGTAATTGAAAATATCACTATTGATAGCACGCCACGTCAGTATGAATTTTCACGTCTTAACCTTGAATACACTGTGTTGAGCAAACGCCGCTTAATTCAATTGGTTGAAGAAAATCACGTTAGCGGGTGGGACGACCCTCGAATGCCCACCGTTGCAGGTTTACGCCGCCGTGGTTACACCGCGGGTTCGGTACGTGAATTTTGTAAACGTATTGGCGTGACTAAGATGGATAACATGGTTGAAATGTCCATGTTAGAAGCGTGTGTTCGTGAAGACTTAAACGTGAACGCACCTCGTGCGATGGCAGTACTAGACCCGATTAAGCTGGTTATTGAAAACTACCCAGAAAACGACAGCGAAACCTTAGTCGCGCCGAATCATCCAAGTGATGAGTCTATGGGTACTCGCGAAATTAGTTTTGGTCGTGAAATTTGGATTGAAGCAGAAGATTTTCGCGAATCAGCAAACAAAAAGTTCAAGCGTTTAGTGCTAGATAAAGAAGTACGTTTGCGTAATGCGTACGTGGTTAAAGCTAACCGTGTAGAAAAAGATGCAGAAGGTAACGTAACCACCGTTTACTGTACTTATGATGCTGACACTTTAGGTAAAGATCCCGCCGATGGCCGCAAGGTTAAAGGCGTGATTCATTGGGTTGATGCCGGTACTGCGCAGCAAGCTGAATTTAGGTTGTACGATCGCTTGTTCAACGTACCAAATCCAGCCGCTGAAGAGAACTTTACCGATGTGATAAATCCTGAGTCATTAACGGTGCTAACTGGTTGGGCAGAAGCTGGGCTTGCCAAGCGAGGATCTGAAGCAGGTGCATGGCAGTTTGAGCGTACAGGTTATTTTTGCTTAGATGCCGACAGTACTGACGATAAGCCTGTGTTTAACCGCACAGTAGGGTTACGTGATACTTGGGCTAAAATAGGCGACTAA
- a CDS encoding YciK family oxidoreductase, which yields MNDYQAPADLLKGKVILITGAGDGIGAQAARTYAKHGATCILLGRTVSKLEAVYDEIVNAGSVGNAEPAPEPAIVPLDIKGATPSHYQQMTQTIIDQFGKLDGVLHNASVLGHLSSFKDIEQQEWLDVMQTNVNGTVFLTQALIPALEKADNASVIFTTSSVGRKGRAFWGTYAVSKFATEGVMQTLADEYQNKSLRFNCINPGGTRTNMRAQAFPAENPDTLKTPADIMPMYLYLMGNDSIDVNGQSLDCQPKR from the coding sequence ATGAACGATTATCAAGCCCCTGCCGATTTATTAAAGGGTAAAGTCATTCTTATCACGGGTGCTGGCGATGGCATCGGTGCTCAAGCCGCTCGAACATACGCAAAACATGGCGCAACCTGTATTTTATTAGGCAGAACCGTCTCTAAGTTAGAAGCCGTTTATGACGAAATCGTAAATGCTGGGAGTGTTGGGAATGCTGAGCCGGCACCAGAACCTGCAATAGTACCTTTAGATATAAAAGGCGCAACACCGTCACACTATCAGCAAATGACACAAACCATTATAGACCAATTCGGTAAACTAGATGGCGTATTGCACAACGCTTCGGTGCTTGGACATTTAAGCTCATTTAAAGATATTGAGCAGCAAGAATGGCTTGATGTGATGCAAACCAATGTAAATGGTACGGTGTTTTTAACTCAAGCATTAATACCTGCCCTTGAAAAAGCTGACAATGCATCGGTTATTTTCACTACCTCTAGCGTTGGGCGCAAAGGTCGGGCGTTTTGGGGAACGTATGCGGTATCTAAATTCGCTACAGAAGGTGTTATGCAGACATTAGCTGACGAGTATCAAAATAAGTCGCTACGCTTTAACTGTATTAACCCAGGCGGCACACGTACTAATATGCGGGCACAGGCTTTTCCAGCTGAAAACCCTGATACATTGAAAACACCTGCCGACATCATGCCTATGTATCTTTACCTCATGGGTAACGACAGTATTGATGTAAATGGTCAATCTCTTGATTGCCAACCTAAGCGCTAG
- a CDS encoding VolA/Pla-1 family phospholipase — translation MRKLILSSSVALALGLTGCGGSDDTLSDIQAETEVQTPFSRIVFDPASGDLNIPNDLLMLPGDDGFFDYTLNIPVDDPTNFADPQNALNVLDGWSTQHPFAISVETPAGVSLDASTLAAGVLMFEATLGLDLNDPDCAQITTPSAGCKLGDQLVYGEDYVLSLADESTITFVPLKPLKPAQGHMLVMTTALKDSSGKAVQGSTSWDLTRQDINTLPLSSDDQLLLQGIVNSLVNPVISAGYEREDITYVSAFTTQSIENSLDTIKKVMVGEFAARAAAGDPTAGEALPVIVVGDVDSAPTAMEALNLVTEDVVAGAVSVGIDNLPAEAAALVPVIEATDFSALETCAGLAGTVSGQLSAQWGAVNDFAVAVSTGILAEAGPFCAAQRYEGSVSLPYFLGVPSAENPTAPVNEFWQAACDSGIVLATASDEVLASATPGPNFETCSSLGLSDLRVDGEMLDNARNITKFNPFPQMTGGNMGEETLDVQVTIPDPAIAGALGFSVSMPEAGWPVVILAHGITSQKEDMLAITGTLSLAGIASVAIDQPLHGTRGYDLDGDGTDEINATTVSATHYMNLASLPTARDNLRQSVSDLLGLRLGLNAVVDATASQNVSFDMSRVSIMGVSLGAITGGNFAAVANTSMGETLGALDGMYAVKQASLESPGGGAAQFLLESPTFGPLIKGLLLSQSSEEFVALLTQLYGTTDVSEAQLVGAVSAFMDALSDEQAAEVNAVFAEFAFAAQTVMDAGDPTNYATTLGETTPVHMMTVVGDGGEENLPDQVIPVSTSLPLSGQLALANTIGLEQVTTTQSGTDALSGLVLFNSGAHASSLSPAASAAVTAEMQREVAGYIASDATVLPITDETVVSN, via the coding sequence ATGAGAAAACTCATATTAAGTTCCAGTGTGGCCCTTGCGCTGGGTCTAACAGGCTGTGGCGGCTCCGATGATACCCTGTCCGATATTCAGGCCGAGACAGAGGTCCAAACACCATTTTCACGTATCGTGTTTGATCCCGCTAGTGGCGATTTAAATATACCTAACGATCTTTTAATGCTGCCTGGGGATGACGGCTTCTTCGATTATACCCTTAATATTCCGGTAGACGATCCGACAAACTTCGCTGACCCACAAAACGCACTTAACGTACTAGACGGTTGGTCAACTCAGCATCCATTTGCTATTTCAGTAGAGACGCCAGCGGGTGTTTCGCTAGACGCTTCTACCTTAGCAGCGGGTGTATTGATGTTTGAAGCAACCTTAGGGTTGGATTTAAACGATCCAGACTGCGCGCAAATCACAACGCCTTCTGCGGGTTGTAAGCTTGGCGATCAACTGGTTTACGGTGAAGATTATGTACTTTCGCTTGCTGATGAATCAACAATCACCTTTGTGCCATTAAAGCCACTGAAGCCGGCTCAAGGTCACATGTTGGTGATGACCACTGCTTTGAAAGATTCGTCGGGTAAGGCGGTTCAAGGCTCTACATCGTGGGATTTAACGCGACAAGATATCAATACACTGCCTTTATCAAGTGATGATCAATTATTGCTTCAAGGTATTGTGAACTCACTGGTTAACCCCGTAATTAGTGCAGGTTATGAGCGCGAAGATATCACCTATGTTTCTGCATTCACTACCCAATCAATTGAGAATTCACTCGACACTATCAAAAAAGTGATGGTGGGTGAGTTTGCTGCGCGCGCTGCTGCTGGAGACCCAACCGCAGGTGAAGCACTTCCAGTTATTGTAGTAGGGGACGTTGATAGCGCACCTACGGCAATGGAAGCATTAAACTTAGTTACCGAAGATGTGGTGGCTGGTGCAGTTTCGGTTGGTATAGATAATTTACCTGCTGAGGCAGCAGCCTTAGTACCTGTTATCGAAGCCACTGACTTCAGTGCCCTTGAAACGTGTGCTGGGTTAGCGGGTACTGTATCAGGTCAGTTATCTGCCCAATGGGGTGCGGTTAACGATTTCGCTGTAGCTGTGTCAACTGGCATACTTGCTGAAGCGGGCCCGTTTTGTGCGGCACAACGTTATGAAGGTAGCGTATCGCTTCCTTATTTCCTAGGTGTTCCAAGCGCAGAAAACCCAACCGCGCCGGTTAACGAATTTTGGCAAGCAGCCTGTGACAGCGGTATTGTGTTAGCAACGGCTTCTGACGAAGTACTCGCTAGTGCCACACCAGGTCCGAACTTCGAAACGTGCTCGAGCCTTGGCTTATCTGATTTACGTGTTGATGGCGAAATGCTAGATAACGCCCGTAACATCACTAAGTTTAACCCATTCCCTCAGATGACTGGCGGAAACATGGGTGAAGAGACGCTAGATGTGCAGGTGACTATTCCAGACCCAGCAATTGCGGGTGCACTTGGCTTTTCTGTCAGCATGCCTGAAGCGGGTTGGCCAGTGGTAATATTAGCTCACGGCATTACTAGTCAAAAAGAAGACATGTTAGCGATTACGGGGACGTTGTCGTTGGCAGGTATTGCTTCGGTAGCTATCGACCAACCACTTCACGGTACTCGTGGATACGATTTAGACGGTGACGGTACTGACGAAATTAATGCAACAACGGTAAGCGCGACGCATTATATGAACTTGGCAAGTTTGCCAACTGCGCGTGATAACCTGCGTCAAAGCGTGTCTGATTTATTGGGCTTACGTTTAGGTTTAAACGCAGTAGTTGATGCTACCGCAAGCCAGAACGTGTCATTTGATATGTCTCGTGTATCTATCATGGGTGTATCTTTAGGTGCTATTACTGGTGGTAACTTTGCCGCAGTAGCTAACACCAGCATGGGCGAAACATTAGGTGCGTTAGACGGTATGTACGCAGTTAAACAAGCCTCGTTAGAGTCTCCTGGAGGCGGTGCGGCTCAGTTCTTACTTGAGTCTCCTACCTTTGGTCCGCTCATTAAAGGATTGCTGTTATCACAGTCGTCTGAAGAGTTTGTTGCCTTGTTAACTCAGCTTTATGGCACAACTGATGTTTCAGAAGCACAGTTAGTGGGTGCGGTAAGCGCATTTATGGATGCCTTAAGCGATGAACAAGCTGCAGAAGTGAATGCGGTATTTGCTGAATTCGCATTTGCTGCACAAACGGTGATGGACGCTGGTGACCCAACTAACTATGCCACTACGCTTGGTGAAACGACGCCGGTACATATGATGACAGTGGTAGGTGACGGCGGTGAAGAAAACTTGCCTGACCAAGTCATACCCGTTAGTACATCATTACCATTGTCTGGTCAGTTAGCTCTTGCTAATACCATTGGTTTAGAGCAGGTGACAACTACCCAATCTGGTACCGATGCATTAAGTGGTTTGGTTTTATTTAACAGTGGTGCACATGCATCAAGTTTAAGCCCAGCAGCCAGTGCGGCAGTGACGGCTGAAATGCAAAGAGAAGTAGCAGGGTATATCGCGTCTGACGCTACGGTATTACCTATTACTGATGAGACTGTTGTATCTAACTAA